A portion of the Coregonus clupeaformis isolate EN_2021a unplaced genomic scaffold, ASM2061545v1 scaf1068, whole genome shotgun sequence genome contains these proteins:
- the LOC121563965 gene encoding histone H3: MARTKQTARKSTGGKAPRKQLATKAARKSAPATGGVKKPHRYRPGTVALREIRRYQKSTELLIRKLPFQRLVREIAQDFKTDLRFQSSAVMALQEASEAYLVGLFEDTNLCAIHAKRVTIMPKDIQLARRIRGERA; encoded by the coding sequence atggccagaaccaagcaaaccgctcgcaaatccaccggtGGCAAAGCCCCCAGGAAGCAGCTCGCCACTAAGGCTGCTCGCAAGAGTGCCCCGGCCACCGGCGGTGTGAAGAAGCCTCaccgttacaggcccggcaccgtggctctgagagagatccgtcgttaccagaAGTCCACTGAGCTACTCATCCGCAAActgcccttccagcgcctggtgcgagaaatcgcccaggacttcaagaccgacctgcgcttccagagctccgccgtgatggccctacaggaggctagcgaggcttacctggtcggcctgttcgaggacaccaacctgtgcgccatccacgccaagcgggtgaccatcatgcccaaggacatccagctggcccgccgTATTCGCGGAGAGCGCGCATAA